A single window of Poecilia reticulata strain Guanapo linkage group LG10, Guppy_female_1.0+MT, whole genome shotgun sequence DNA harbors:
- the il12ba gene encoding interleukin 12Ba precursor translates to MKEVHKMREPYKTERKTGEPSNLRLENKMKLFVVSILCAFLLVSSQNPTTHWTLQPNVLVLEVDGKPGQQPISCLEMPENVVTSDNTNQDIIWKKNGVEEAQRGNWYLVRLVESLGGGNYTCHSPDGTLLNYTEVLIQQKETKRRRILVKNQQQDYLKCSTQNYNGEFHCSWTWDSKRVGKAAFIKAQRMSDGQNSHCSVEPSRHQWMCSSAQSNFSCSVDDGGSGISCLDWQHCPYAEERRQVQVTVFVRTHQFLLESYSKQFYLSEIVKPDKVRISKVNKTLVEWSYPSSWNTPYSYFPLTFQISQFSRQCRKCENPCTELKHSKASILSSSDVCQFKVKQKIKVVCVRAKDALCDSEWSEWTHVRLKRGEGNRKRKQQQ, encoded by the exons ATGAAAGAAGTTCATAAAATGAGAGAACCGTATAAAACTGAGAGGAAGACAGGAGAGCCATCAAACCTGAGGCTTGAAAATAAG atgaagctgtttgttgtcAGCATCCTGTGTGCATTTCTTCTGGTCAGTAGCCAAAACCCAACAACTCACTGGACTCTCCAGCCAAACG TTCTGGTGCTGGAAGTCGATGGCAAGCCGGGACAACAGCCAATCAGTTGCCTGGAGATGCCAGAGAACGTTGTGACGAGCGACAACACAAACCAGGATATTATTTGGAAGAAGAATGGAGTAGAGGAGGCGCAGAGAGGAAACTGGTACCTGGTGCGGTTAGTGGAAAGCTTGGGAGGGGGCAACTACACGTGCCACAGCCCGGATGGAACGCTCCTAAATTACACCGAGGTCCTGATCCAGCAAAAAGAAACCAAGAGACGGAGGATTCTTGTCAAAAACCAGCAAC agGATTATTTGAAGTGTTCCACTCAGAACTACAATGGGGAGTTTCATTGTTCTTGGACATGGGACAGCAAACGTGTTGGCAAAGCTGCATTTATCAAAGCTCAACG CATGTCCGATGGGCAGAACAGCCACTGCTCTGTGGAGCCCAGTCGCCACCAGTGGATGTGCTCGTCAGCTCAGAGCAACTTCAGCTGCTCTGTGGACGACGGCGGGTCCGGTATTTCCTGCCTGGACTGGCAGCACTGCCCGTACGCCGAGGAGAGACGGCAGGTCCAGGTCACTGTCTTTGTCAGGACCCATCAGTTTCTGCTGGAGAGCTACTCTAAGCAGTTTTACTTGTCGGAAATAG TGAAACCGGACAAGGTGAGGATTAGCAAGGTCAACAAAACCTTGGTAGAGTGGAGCTACCCGAGCTCGTGGAACACGCCGTACTCCTACTTCCCTCTGACGTTCCAGATCTCGCAGTTCAGCCGTCAGTGCAGAAAGTGTGAAAACCCATGCACAGAGCTGAAGCATTCAAAG GCCTCCATATTGTCTTCCTCTGACGTCTGCCAGTTTAAAGTGAAGCAAAAGATTAAGGTCGTGTGTGTCCGAGCGAAGGATGCTCTCTGTGACTCAGAGTGGAGCGAATGGACCCACGTCAG ATTGAAAAGGGGTGAGggaaacagaaagaggaaacagCAGCAATGA